GATCATCGTCCAGCCCTGGTCGTAGGCGATGACCTTGGAGGCGTACAGCGCGTGTTCCACCTGGGAGGTGAAGCGCTCGGCCTCGGTGCGGCTGAGTGGCGGGGTGGTGCCGCCGGGGAGTCCGCGGTACGCGGCGCGCAGGTCGGTCTGTCCTGAGGCGGCGCGGGCGAAGGTGGCCTGGGCCACGGCGGTGACCGGGGAGGCCAGGTCGAGGGCCGTCTGTACGGTCCAGCGGCCGGTGCCCTTCTGCCCAGCGGCGTCCGCCACGACGTCGATGAAGGGCGCGCCGGTGGCCTGGTCGGTGTGGGCGAGGACGTCGGCGGTGATCTCGATCAGGTAGGAGCCGAGCCGCCCCTGGTTCCAGCGGCCGAAGACGTCCGCGATCTCGGCCGGGGTGTACCCGGCGACCTGGCGCAGCAGGTCGTAGGCCTCGGCGATGAGCTGCATGTCGGCGTACTCGATGCCGTTGTGGACCATCTTCACGAAGTGCCCGGCTCCGTCGGTCCCGATGTGGGCGGCGCAGGGCTCGCCGTCGACGTGCGCGCTGATGTTCTCGAAGAGGGGGCCGAGTACGGCGTACGACTCCGTGGACCCTCCGACCATCACGGACGGGCCGTTGAGCGCGCCCTCCTCGCCGCCGGAGATGCCGGTGCCGACGAAGTGCAGGCCACGCTCGCGCAGCGCGGCCTCGCGGCGGCGGGTGTCGGCGAAGTGGGCGTTGCCGCCGTCGACGACGATGTCGCCGGGTTCGAGGAGTGGGACGAACTCCTCGATGACCGCGTCGGTGGCCGGTCCCGCCTGCACCATGATGATCAGCTTCCGGGGGCGTTCGAGGGCGGCGACGAACTCCTCGGCCGACCCGGCCGCCACGAACGTGCCCTCGTGCCCGAACTCCTCGACCAGCGCGCGCGTCCGCCCGGCCGAACGGTTGTGGACGGCGACCGTGGCCCCGTGGCGGGCGAGGTTCCGCGCCAGGTTGCGGCCCATCACGCCCAGTCCGGTGACACCGATGGATGCGCTTGCGTTCATGAGGTCCGTCCCTTGGATCGGTGGCGTGGTCTGGCGGGGCGCGCGGCCCTGTGAGGGCAGGTACGGGCGGGAGGCCGGTTCTTCTCGATGCCGTGCCAGGAAACCGTCAGCCGCTCGCGGCCTCCTCGAACTGTTTCCGGCTGTTTCCGGAAGACCTCCTCATCCACGGCCTCGCCGCCCGTTGTCCACGGCCTCGCCGCCCGTTCCGATCACCGTGAGGGCAGCCTTCGACCACCCCGTTCGAAGGGCCAAACACACATGTGGTTAACATATGAGCGCTGCCTAGCTCGAAAGATGGATCTTGTGACTGTCAACGAGGACTCGTTCACCAACTGGAAGACCCGCGAGGAGATCGCGGAGTCGATGATCCCGATCATCGGAAAGCTGCACCGCGAGCGGGACGTCACCGTCCTGCTGCACAGCCGCTCCCTGGTGAACAAGTCGGTGGTCAGCATCCTCAAGACCCACCGCTTCGCCCGGCAGATCGCCGGCGAGGAACTGTCGGTCACCGAGACGCTGCCGTTCCTCCAGGCGCTCACCACCCTGGACCTCGGCCCGTCCCAGATCGACATCGGCATGCTCGCCGCGACCCACCGCGCCGACGACCGCGGTCTGACGGTCGAGGCCTTCACCGCCGAGGCCGTCGCCGGTGCCACCGGCGCCAACAAGATCGAGCGCGGCGAGGGCCGCGACGTCGTCCTGTACGGCTTCGGCCGCATCGGCCGGCTCGTCGCCCGGCTGCTGATCGAGAAGTCGGGCTCGGGCAACGGCCTGCGGCTGCGCGCCATCGTCGTCCGCGGCGGCGGCGACCAGGACCTCGTCAAGCGCGCCTCCCTGCTGCGCCGCGACTCGATCCACGGCCAGTTCCAGGGCACGATCACCGTCGACGAGGCGACCGACACGATCACCGCCAACGGCAACGCGATCAAGGTGATCTACGCGAACGACCCGTCCGAGGTCGACTACACGGCGTACGGCATCAAGAACGCGATCCTCATCGACAACACCGGCAAGTGGCGCGACCGCGAGGGTCTCTCGCAGCATCTGCGTCCCGGTATCGACAAGGTCGTCCTCACGGCGCCCGGCAAGGGCGACGTCCCGAACATCGTGCACGGCGTCAACCACGACACCGTCAAGCCGGACGAGCAGATCCTGTCCTGCGCGTCCTGCACCACCAACGCGATCGTGCCGCCGCTGAAGGCGATGGACGACGAGTACGGTGTGCTGCGCGGCCACGTCGAGACGGTCCACTCGTTCACCAACGACCAGAACCTGCTGGACAATTACCACAAGGCCGACCGCCGTGGCCGTTCCGCGCCGCTCAACATGGTGATCACGGAGACGGGCGCCGCCTCGGCCGTCGCCAAGGCGCTGCCCGACCTCAAGGCGCCGATCACCGGCAGCTCGATCCGGGTCCCGGTACCGGACGTGTCGATCGCCATCCTCAGCCTGCGTCTGGGCCGTGAGACCACCCGCGAGGAGGTCCTCGGCTACCTGCGCGACGTCTCGCTGAACTCGCCGCTGAAGCGCCAGATCGACTTCACCACCGCCCCCGACGCCGTCTCCATGGACTTCGTCGGCTCGCGCCATGCCTCGATCGTCGACGCCGGCGCGACGAAGGTCGACGGCGACAACGCGATCCTCTACCTCTGGTACGACAACGAGTTCGGCTACTCCTGCCAGGTGATCCGGGTCGTCCAGCACGTCTCCGGGGTGGAGTACCCGACGTTCCCGTCGACGGCGGTCTGATCCACGTTCCTCACCTTTCTTGCGAAGCGGCTCCAGGATTTCCTGGGGCCGCTTTCCTGTGCGTCAACTTCCGTACAGAGCTCATACATTGACCCGGGCGAGAGGTGACAGCAGAATGAGCGCTCATCATCTGAGAGCGCTCTCACCACGCGAGGAGACCCATGACCGGCACGCTCAGCCGTCGCGCACTCATCGGGACGGGGCTCGGTGCGGGCGCCGCGGTGCTCACGGCGGCCGCTGGGGGCACGGCCGCGGCGGCTCCGCAGCGCCCGCCCGCCGCCCGGCACCGTGCGCAGGCCTTCCTCGCCGCGGCCATGGACGCCTATCCGGACCACGGCACGATCCGGCTGGTGCAGAGCTACACCGATCAAGCCGGCCTGTTCAGCACGGCGTTCACCTATGACAACGCGCTGACGGTCCTGGCGCTCCTCGCGGGCCGGACGGGCGAGGGCACGTCGCGGGCCACCGCGCTCGGCGACGCGCTCCTGTACGCGCAGGCCAACGACCCCGACCACGACGACGGCCGGCTCCGGCAGGCGTACAACGTGGGGCCGTACACCTTCTACGACGGCACCCCGCAGCCGGACGGGTTCGTGCGGGCGGACGGCAAGGCCAACATCGGCTGGCAGTTCGGCTTCACCGGTACGGCCGTGGGCGACATGGCCTGGGCCGGGATCGCGCTGGCCGCGCTCGCCCGCCGCACCGGTGAGCGCCGGTTCCTGACGGGCGCGGTCAGGATCGGCGAGTGGATCGACCGGACCGGCCGGACCGACGAACCGCTCGGCGGCTTCAAGTTCGGGGTCGACGGGGCGAACGCGAAGCTGCCGTTCACCTCGACCGAGCACAACACCGATCTGGTCGGCCTGTTCGGGCAGCTGGCGCGGCTCACCGGGGACCGGGTGTGGCGGGAACGGCGTGCGGTGGCCCGGGAGTTCGTGGAGCGGATGTGGGAGCCGGACGGCGGCTTCTTCTACACCGGCACCAATGACGGCGTGACGGTCAACAGGTCCCCGATCCCCGAGGACACCCAGACCTGGACGCACTTGGCCCTCAACACACGGGAGTATTCGGGGTCGTTGGACTGGGCCGCGCGTGAACTCGCCGTCCTGGACTCGGCCGACCGCCCCAACAGCACGGTGCCCGCCGGTCAGTCGTATGCGGGAGTCACGTTCAGCTCCGCCAGTCTGCTGGCGAACGAGGACGCCCCGATCGCCGCGGGCCAGCCCAAGCCGGACCGCAACGGGGTGTGGTTCGAAGGCACGGCCCACCTGGCCCTCGCCCTGCGCGACCGCGGCGCCTCTGGGGACGAGAAGCGTGCCCGGAGTCTCCTCGCCGCCATCGAGCGGGCGCAGCAACTGCTGGGCGACGGGCAGACGTTGGGCTCGCGTCCCGTGGCCGCCGGGTCCGGTGTCGTCTCGGCGAGCAGTCCGCTCGACACCGGTTTCGGGTTCGGCTACTACCCCTACCGTCACACGGGTGCGACGGCCTGGTACCTGCTGGCGTCGACCGGGACGAACCCGCTGCGCGCCTGGTAGTGCTTCGTCAGGTCCGGGCGGAGACCAGCCCGGCGATATGGGCGGTGACGGTGTCGAGGATGTCGGTCCAGGCGTCCTCGTCGCCGAGGACCAGGTAGTTGAGGGTCAGCCCGTCGGTCATGGCGGCGAGATAGCGGGCCAACGCCGGGACCGGGATGCGGAGTCGGAAGCCCATGGTGGCGGACAGCTGCTCGATGATGTCGGTGTAGAGCTCGCCGTAGAGCGCGTACTGGCGTCGTGCCAGATGCTCGAACCCCGGCTGTCGTAGGGCGTACTGGGTGAGTTCGTAGGTGAGCATGTGCTCGTCGGGGTGGGCGCGCACATGGTCCCAGTACGCCTGGAAGCCGGCCCGGACCGTCTCCTCCAGGGAGGCCCTGGGTTTCAGGGCCTCCTTCACTATGCCCACGTAGTGGTCGGTGATGGTCGTGATGACCGACTCGACCAGCTCCTGCTTGGAGTCGAAGCAGTAGTGGAAGACGCTCAGGGAGACGCCCGCCTCGGCGGCGATGGACCGGGTCGTGGTCCGGGCCACGCCGTCC
This DNA window, taken from Streptomyces sp. NBC_00663, encodes the following:
- the gndA gene encoding NADP-dependent phosphogluconate dehydrogenase; the encoded protein is MNASASIGVTGLGVMGRNLARNLARHGATVAVHNRSAGRTRALVEEFGHEGTFVAAGSAEEFVAALERPRKLIIMVQAGPATDAVIEEFVPLLEPGDIVVDGGNAHFADTRRREAALRERGLHFVGTGISGGEEGALNGPSVMVGGSTESYAVLGPLFENISAHVDGEPCAAHIGTDGAGHFVKMVHNGIEYADMQLIAEAYDLLRQVAGYTPAEIADVFGRWNQGRLGSYLIEITADVLAHTDQATGAPFIDVVADAAGQKGTGRWTVQTALDLASPVTAVAQATFARAASGQTDLRAAYRGLPGGTTPPLSRTEAERFTSQVEHALYASKVIAYDQGWTMIQDAAAEYGWKIDLGTVARIWRGGCIIRAAFLDRIRAAYAADRDLVSLLGEMEFAMEITDAQVPWRETVASAARRGIPVPAISAALAHYDTLRAERLPAALLQGQRDYFGAHTYARVDRPGTFHTHWSTPGRPETTS
- a CDS encoding glyceraldehyde-3-phosphate dehydrogenase, which gives rise to MTVNEDSFTNWKTREEIAESMIPIIGKLHRERDVTVLLHSRSLVNKSVVSILKTHRFARQIAGEELSVTETLPFLQALTTLDLGPSQIDIGMLAATHRADDRGLTVEAFTAEAVAGATGANKIERGEGRDVVLYGFGRIGRLVARLLIEKSGSGNGLRLRAIVVRGGGDQDLVKRASLLRRDSIHGQFQGTITVDEATDTITANGNAIKVIYANDPSEVDYTAYGIKNAILIDNTGKWRDREGLSQHLRPGIDKVVLTAPGKGDVPNIVHGVNHDTVKPDEQILSCASCTTNAIVPPLKAMDDEYGVLRGHVETVHSFTNDQNLLDNYHKADRRGRSAPLNMVITETGAASAVAKALPDLKAPITGSSIRVPVPDVSIAILSLRLGRETTREEVLGYLRDVSLNSPLKRQIDFTTAPDAVSMDFVGSRHASIVDAGATKVDGDNAILYLWYDNEFGYSCQVIRVVQHVSGVEYPTFPSTAV
- a CDS encoding Tat pathway signal sequence domain protein, yielding MTGTLSRRALIGTGLGAGAAVLTAAAGGTAAAAPQRPPAARHRAQAFLAAAMDAYPDHGTIRLVQSYTDQAGLFSTAFTYDNALTVLALLAGRTGEGTSRATALGDALLYAQANDPDHDDGRLRQAYNVGPYTFYDGTPQPDGFVRADGKANIGWQFGFTGTAVGDMAWAGIALAALARRTGERRFLTGAVRIGEWIDRTGRTDEPLGGFKFGVDGANAKLPFTSTEHNTDLVGLFGQLARLTGDRVWRERRAVAREFVERMWEPDGGFFYTGTNDGVTVNRSPIPEDTQTWTHLALNTREYSGSLDWAARELAVLDSADRPNSTVPAGQSYAGVTFSSASLLANEDAPIAAGQPKPDRNGVWFEGTAHLALALRDRGASGDEKRARSLLAAIERAQQLLGDGQTLGSRPVAAGSGVVSASSPLDTGFGFGYYPYRHTGATAWYLLASTGTNPLRAW
- a CDS encoding TetR/AcrR family transcriptional regulator produces the protein MARLPSAQRRRQLTEAAIRAMARDGVARTTTRSIAAEAGVSLSVFHYCFDSKQELVESVITTITDHYVGIVKEALKPRASLEETVRAGFQAYWDHVRAHPDEHMLTYELTQYALRQPGFEHLARRQYALYGELYTDIIEQLSATMGFRLRIPVPALARYLAAMTDGLTLNYLVLGDEDAWTDILDTVTAHIAGLVSART